Proteins encoded in a region of the Nitrospira sp. genome:
- a CDS encoding rhodanese-like domain-containing protein, producing the protein MSFTITPTELKARIDKGDKLVLLDVREPWENQLAKLDNSILIPLGTLPNSLSKLDRTTEIIAYCHHGMRSGDATGFLLQQGFSNVKNLIGGIDAWSVQVDGAVPRY; encoded by the coding sequence ATGAGCTTTACCATTACGCCGACAGAGCTTAAGGCTCGAATCGATAAAGGGGATAAGTTGGTGCTTCTGGATGTGCGCGAGCCTTGGGAAAACCAACTCGCCAAGCTGGACAACTCTATCCTCATTCCGCTCGGCACGCTGCCTAACTCCCTCTCCAAGTTGGACAGGACTACCGAGATTATCGCCTATTGCCATCATGGGATGCGAAGCGGAGATGCGACAGGGTTCCTGCTACAGCAGGGATTTTCTAACGTGAAGAACCTGATCGGCGGGATCGATGCCTGGTCTGTCCAGGTTGATGGAGCAGTTCCCCGATACTGA
- a CDS encoding site-specific DNA-methyltransferase, which produces MIVEAMRRPLYTTNFGSAIVADSLLAMKELEESTVNLVMTSPPYALHFKKEYGNVAQQDYVSWFLPFAAEIHRVLKDDGSFVLNIGGSWTPGKPTRSLYHFEVLLALVHKLGFHLAQEMYWYNPAKLPAPAEWVNVRKLRVKDSVECLWWLSKTAWPKANNQRVLQEYSPDMLRLIRKGYKAKKRPSGHNITAKFTEREGSIPPNFLMLGNNDANGVYLEACKRLGYQPHPARFPVQLPTFFIRLLTDPGDLVLDPFAGSNTTGEAAEREERKWIAIESRQDYLEASQARFEQLGSDQIALFPTQDNVSPQATDEAFTLPGY; this is translated from the coding sequence GTGATTGTAGAAGCTATGCGTCGTCCTCTTTACACTACTAATTTTGGCAGCGCCATCGTGGCAGATTCTCTTCTTGCTATGAAAGAGCTTGAAGAGTCTACAGTCAACCTAGTCATGACATCTCCTCCTTACGCACTGCATTTCAAGAAAGAGTACGGCAACGTTGCACAGCAAGACTATGTTTCCTGGTTCTTACCTTTCGCCGCAGAGATTCACCGAGTCCTGAAAGACGATGGAAGTTTTGTCCTTAATATTGGAGGAAGCTGGACACCGGGCAAACCAACAAGATCGTTGTATCATTTCGAGGTTCTTTTAGCATTGGTTCACAAGTTGGGCTTTCATTTGGCGCAAGAAATGTACTGGTATAATCCTGCAAAACTTCCTGCTCCTGCAGAGTGGGTTAACGTGCGAAAGCTAAGAGTGAAGGACTCTGTGGAGTGTTTGTGGTGGTTGAGCAAAACGGCATGGCCTAAGGCAAATAACCAGCGTGTCCTTCAGGAGTATAGCCCGGACATGCTCCGGCTAATTAGGAAAGGGTATAAAGCAAAGAAACGGCCTTCGGGTCATAACATTACAGCTAAATTTACTGAGCGTGAAGGCTCAATCCCGCCAAATTTTCTCATGCTTGGGAACAATGACGCCAATGGTGTTTACCTTGAGGCCTGCAAAAGACTCGGCTATCAACCTCATCCTGCTCGATTCCCTGTACAGCTCCCGACTTTTTTTATTCGGCTTCTAACGGACCCGGGAGACTTAGTGCTGGATCCTTTTGCGGGGAGCAATACAACCGGCGAGGCAGCGGAGCGAGAGGAGCGAAAATGGATAGCTATTGAAAGTCGCCAAGACTATCTCGAGGCAAGTCAAGCGCGCTTTGAACAACTTGGGTCAGATCAGATTGCACTTTTCCCGACACAGGACAATGTTAGTCCACAAGCCACTGACGAGGCCTTTACCTTACCAGGGTACTGA